The following are encoded in a window of Chitinophagaceae bacterium genomic DNA:
- the folK gene encoding 2-amino-4-hydroxy-6-hydroxymethyldihydropteridine diphosphokinase gives MNKTYLLLGSNMGHSKKKLLKAAALIEKQVGKIIRQSSLYTTAAWGNTNQPDFLNQVIVVETKRTAVQTMQAILAIEKKMGRIRTVKNAPRIIDIDILFFNKQIISEAALQVPHPQIQNRRFVLTPLNELSPNLIHPVLKRSVHHLFIHCPDKLNVKKF, from the coding sequence ATGAATAAAACGTACCTACTCCTCGGCAGTAACATGGGCCACAGCAAAAAAAAATTGCTGAAGGCGGCAGCACTGATCGAAAAACAGGTTGGAAAGATAATCCGTCAATCAAGCCTGTATACTACGGCCGCCTGGGGCAATACCAACCAGCCCGATTTCCTGAACCAGGTGATCGTTGTGGAAACAAAACGCACAGCAGTGCAAACCATGCAGGCCATCCTGGCTATTGAAAAAAAGATGGGCAGGATACGAACGGTGAAGAATGCGCCCCGCATCATTGACATAGACATCCTCTTCTTCAACAAACAAATAATCAGCGAGGCTGCCTTGCAGGTGCCGCATCCGCAGATACAGAACCGGCGCTTTGTGCTTACGCCGCTTAATGAACTTTCGCCAAACCTCATACACCCGGTACTGAAAAGGTCTGTTCACCACCTTTTTATACACTGCCCGGATAAACTGAATGTGAAAAAGTTTTAA
- a CDS encoding ABC transporter permease has translation MQKYSQVRAMLAITKASLRAIFRSPSAVIFSFVFPFVFILVFGFIGNSGTAPVYRVVLAKDCDTSNAFYDSVKQSSRIKLVSFASEKELQANIIKGRIAGVLKIVKTGQEDPVYTYSIQSSNASNDKWPQLMPILETLANKVSNTKYANRPDFAVLDFNYERDIETVREYKTIDFILPGQLGFSLLSSGVFGVAFMFFNLRNTLVLKRFFATPISRTHIVLGEALSRVIFQMITAVVIIMAGNLLFGFTLIHGFQTLLEMLVLSFAGLLVFMGFGFIVSGLAKSDSTIPPFANLITLPQFLLGGTFFSVEVFPKWLQPISNALPLTHLNTAMRRVAFEGQNLWEVRAELGILLLWGIAVYMVSVKVFKWE, from the coding sequence ATGCAAAAATACAGCCAGGTAAGGGCTATGTTGGCCATCACCAAGGCCAGCCTGCGGGCTATATTCCGCAGCCCTTCGGCGGTTATTTTCAGTTTTGTTTTTCCCTTTGTATTCATCCTGGTATTTGGTTTTATCGGGAACAGCGGAACGGCACCTGTTTATAGGGTCGTTCTTGCAAAGGACTGCGATACCAGCAATGCATTTTATGATTCGGTAAAACAAAGCAGCCGTATAAAGCTCGTTTCATTCGCCAGTGAAAAGGAATTGCAGGCAAATATCATCAAGGGCAGGATAGCGGGTGTTTTAAAGATCGTAAAGACGGGGCAGGAAGATCCTGTCTACACCTACAGCATTCAAAGTTCAAATGCCAGTAATGATAAATGGCCTCAGCTGATGCCCATACTGGAAACCCTTGCCAATAAAGTAAGTAATACCAAATATGCAAACCGGCCCGATTTTGCGGTGCTGGATTTTAATTATGAAAGAGATATAGAAACAGTGCGGGAATATAAAACAATTGATTTCATCCTGCCGGGCCAACTGGGTTTTTCTTTGCTGAGTTCGGGTGTTTTTGGCGTGGCATTCATGTTTTTTAACCTGCGGAATACCCTGGTGCTGAAACGTTTTTTTGCTACCCCCATCAGCCGTACCCATATTGTGCTGGGGGAAGCATTAAGCCGGGTGATCTTCCAGATGATCACCGCTGTGGTGATCATTATGGCCGGGAACCTGCTCTTTGGATTTACCCTCATACATGGTTTTCAGACCTTATTGGAAATGCTGGTGCTGAGTTTTGCCGGGTTGCTTGTTTTTATGGGCTTTGGATTTATTGTCAGTGGCCTGGCAAAAAGCGACAGTACCATCCCCCCCTTCGCCAACCTGATAACCTTGCCGCAATTCTTACTGGGGGGAACATTTTTTTCGGTGGAGGTCTTTCCAAAATGGCTGCAGCCCATTTCAAATGCCCTGCCGTTGACCCATTTGAATACCGCCATGCGGCGGGTTGCTTTTGAGGGGCAGAATTTATGGGAAGTGCGGGCCGAACTGGGCATTCTCCTGCTGTGGGGCATTGCTGTTTACATGGTTTCAGTTAAAGTTTTTAAATGGGAATGA
- a CDS encoding YkgJ family cysteine cluster protein: MAEEVLHNWEKRSAGHQKQYKQFLNRADKNKVLKALPTLHEEAFEKIDCLQCGNCCKSYSPRFKTPDIKRIARYLKMKEGDFINTYLYVDKEGDYVLRSTPCPFLGTDNYCSIYEARPSDCSRFPYTDEDVLLKRQALTLKNSSFCPIVYYVLEKLIGVK; this comes from the coding sequence ATGGCAGAAGAAGTTTTACATAACTGGGAAAAACGGTCGGCCGGCCATCAGAAGCAGTACAAGCAGTTCCTGAACCGGGCCGATAAGAACAAAGTGCTTAAAGCCCTGCCCACCCTGCATGAGGAGGCGTTTGAAAAAATTGACTGCCTGCAATGCGGCAACTGCTGCAAGAGCTATTCGCCCCGGTTCAAAACACCCGATATCAAGCGGATAGCCAGGTACCTGAAGATGAAAGAAGGCGATTTCATCAATACCTACCTGTACGTGGATAAAGAAGGAGATTATGTACTGAGGTCGACACCATGTCCATTCCTGGGTACAGATAATTACTGCAGCATCTATGAGGCCAGGCCATCTGACTGCAGCCGGTTCCCATATACCGATGAAGATGTGTTGCTGAAAAGGCAGGCGCTTACCTTAAAGAATTCCAGCTTTTGCCCCATTGTTTATTATGTGCTGGAAAAGTTGATCGGGGTTAAATGA
- a CDS encoding MFS transporter, translated as MNSDKLPGEFRNFIFARLFFVLGLRMITTIVIYQVFHLANTYMVGFAGLAEFVPAVIAAIFAGHYIDTHNKKNILVWAYVFYMGCGLALALVSLPYFGLSNTTKLTVILSAVFCTGIIRSFAGPAANSMIAAIVSREHLQKAISYNSSTWLISSIGGHAIGGLLIAAVGISNAYFVTAALILTAGIFALQLKPKPPVRQTQEESLFAGIKNGFAYVFNNKNLLGVLSLDLFAVLFGGAVAFIPEVASKVLHTGPIGYGFLNAAMDLGSLISMAILVKYPMRHRQGMKMLLAVAGFGICIIIFGLSKWYWLSFAALLVAGLFDAVSVVVRGTIMQLFTPDELRGRVASINLIFINSSNELGQFESGVTSRWFGTLPAIIFGGAMSMLVVAATWIRFPKLRKLEY; from the coding sequence ATGAACAGCGACAAACTCCCCGGCGAATTCAGGAACTTCATCTTTGCCCGCCTTTTCTTTGTATTGGGGTTACGCATGATAACCACCATCGTTATTTACCAGGTGTTTCACCTCGCCAATACCTATATGGTGGGTTTTGCCGGCCTGGCCGAATTTGTTCCCGCTGTTATTGCCGCCATTTTTGCCGGCCATTATATTGATACGCACAACAAAAAGAACATCCTGGTATGGGCCTATGTTTTTTACATGGGTTGCGGCCTTGCACTTGCACTGGTAAGCCTCCCCTATTTTGGTCTGTCCAATACAACAAAACTCACCGTCATTCTTTCAGCCGTTTTCTGCACGGGTATCATCCGTTCTTTTGCCGGGCCTGCCGCCAACAGCATGATCGCTGCCATCGTTTCCCGGGAACATTTGCAGAAAGCCATTTCGTACAATTCATCCACCTGGCTGATCTCTTCCATCGGCGGGCATGCCATTGGCGGTTTGCTGATCGCCGCGGTGGGCATCTCCAACGCTTATTTTGTGACAGCCGCCTTAATTTTAACTGCCGGCATATTTGCCCTGCAGTTGAAACCAAAGCCCCCGGTGAGACAAACACAGGAAGAATCCCTGTTCGCCGGAATTAAAAATGGTTTTGCCTACGTGTTCAACAACAAAAATCTCCTGGGCGTGCTCTCGCTTGACCTTTTTGCCGTGTTGTTTGGCGGTGCGGTCGCTTTTATTCCCGAAGTGGCATCCAAGGTATTGCACACCGGGCCCATCGGTTATGGCTTTTTAAACGCTGCCATGGACCTGGGAAGTCTTATCAGCATGGCCATACTGGTCAAATACCCCATGCGGCATAGGCAGGGAATGAAAATGCTGCTGGCCGTTGCCGGCTTCGGCATCTGCATCATCATCTTTGGTTTATCAAAATGGTACTGGCTCAGTTTTGCGGCGCTGCTGGTTGCCGGCCTGTTCGATGCAGTGAGTGTGGTGGTGAGGGGAACCATCATGCAATTATTCACCCCCGATGAACTGCGGGGCCGGGTGGCATCCATCAATCTTATCTTTATCAATTCTTCGAACGAACTGGGCCAGTTTGAAAGCGGCGTCACTTCCCGCTGGTTTGGCACATTGCCGGCCATTATTTTTGGCGGGGCCATGTCGATGCTGGTAGTGGCTGCTACCTGGATCAGGTTCCCAAAGTTGAGGAAACTGGAATATTAG
- a CDS encoding DUF2384 domain-containing protein, producing MKKSTPPKKSKAYIQKDKSSKVGEPLPVYRSVKALPAVKDFTYNEFKKIADKAPFTQAEWAAILHVSERTLQRYAKDNSTFAPINAERALQIARVLKEGELTFGKVENFYSWIKRGPYMLEGNLSFDSLTSYEGIQRVLTQLGRIQHGLFA from the coding sequence ATGAAAAAGAGCACGCCTCCAAAAAAATCAAAGGCCTATATCCAGAAAGATAAATCAAGTAAGGTTGGTGAGCCCTTGCCTGTTTACCGCAGTGTGAAGGCATTGCCTGCGGTAAAGGATTTTACCTACAACGAATTTAAAAAGATTGCAGACAAAGCCCCTTTTACCCAGGCGGAGTGGGCTGCCATCCTTCACGTAAGTGAACGCACCCTGCAGCGTTATGCAAAAGACAACAGCACGTTTGCTCCTATTAATGCAGAGCGGGCTTTGCAAATTGCCAGGGTTTTAAAAGAAGGCGAACTTACTTTTGGTAAAGTTGAAAATTTTTACAGCTGGATAAAACGGGGACCATACATGCTGGAAGGAAACCTTTCTTTTGATTCACTCACCAGCTATGAAGGGATCCAGCGGGTATTAACACAACTTGGCAGAATTCAACACGGCCTTTTCGCATGA
- a CDS encoding saccharopine dehydrogenase NADP-binding domain-containing protein translates to MQNQFLLYGANGYTGKLIAKLAANYHLQPILAGRTEANVKPLADELQLPYRIIDLDNKEQLENALAEVKLVLHAAGPYVYTAKQMIEACLQTGVHYIDINGDISVFEMLKKYDAAAKAKNIMVMPGVGFDVVPTDCIALQLKNKMPDATHLKLAFVSVGGGLSHGTATTMAGKIGEGGAVRENGKIVRKPLGQKGIWVNFSAGSGGSEKNLFVMTIPWGDISTAYTTTGIPNIETFTGIPPKVYRALKFQWAFNWLLRTNFVRNIIRKKIKARPAGPSDEQRQKSSSMVWGEVSNGPGEKLNACISCLDGYTLTAHSSLLITSKILEGNFKTGYQTPAGCYGEYLIMEVPGTNII, encoded by the coding sequence ATGCAAAATCAATTTTTGTTATATGGGGCAAATGGGTATACCGGTAAACTCATTGCAAAACTGGCTGCAAATTATCATTTACAACCCATACTTGCCGGAAGAACAGAAGCAAACGTAAAACCACTGGCTGATGAATTACAACTCCCCTACCGCATTATTGATCTGGATAATAAAGAACAATTAGAAAATGCTTTAGCAGAGGTTAAATTAGTATTGCATGCCGCAGGCCCCTATGTGTATACAGCCAAACAAATGATTGAAGCCTGTTTACAAACCGGTGTTCATTATATTGATATCAATGGCGACATATCGGTTTTTGAAATGCTGAAAAAATATGATGCGGCGGCAAAAGCAAAAAACATCATGGTCATGCCGGGCGTTGGGTTTGATGTGGTGCCAACAGATTGTATTGCACTTCAGCTGAAAAATAAAATGCCGGATGCTACACATTTAAAACTGGCATTCGTTTCTGTCGGAGGTGGCTTATCACACGGCACAGCAACAACCATGGCCGGTAAGATCGGAGAGGGTGGTGCTGTTAGAGAAAATGGAAAGATTGTAAGAAAGCCATTGGGACAAAAAGGGATATGGGTAAATTTTTCCGCAGGATCCGGTGGAAGTGAGAAAAATTTATTTGTGATGACCATCCCCTGGGGAGATATCTCAACTGCATACACAACAACCGGAATACCCAATATAGAAACCTTTACGGGCATTCCTCCCAAAGTTTACAGGGCATTAAAATTTCAATGGGCATTTAACTGGTTATTAAGGACCAATTTTGTACGCAACATTATCAGGAAGAAAATAAAAGCCAGGCCTGCGGGGCCATCGGATGAACAAAGACAGAAAAGCAGCAGCATGGTTTGGGGCGAAGTAAGCAATGGACCAGGCGAAAAATTAAATGCCTGTATCAGTTGCCTGGATGGATATACATTAACTGCCCACAGCAGTTTACTCATCACCAGTAAAATACTGGAAGGAAATTTTAAAACCGGTTACCAAACGCCGGCGGGATGTTATGGTGAATATCTGATCATGGAAGTACCGGGCACAAATATTATTTAA
- a CDS encoding deoxynucleoside kinase, translated as MKYNFVTIEGNIGAGKTTLAHLLSKHFNARLILEEFADNPFLPKFYENPGQYAFPLELFFMAERYKQLKDLLQTKDMFQNITISDYLFTKCLLFAKVNLPEEEFRLYQKLFEIINPQIVQPDILIYLHTPVKKLQENIKKRNREYEQSIPNDYLFTLQETYTQYIKQHNIKTLFVDAGNADFLGNDEHLKVIIDALDKEYDEGQHYITLP; from the coding sequence ATGAAGTATAACTTTGTTACCATAGAAGGAAATATCGGCGCCGGTAAGACCACACTGGCGCATTTATTAAGCAAACATTTCAATGCAAGGCTGATACTGGAAGAATTTGCCGATAACCCCTTCCTGCCAAAGTTTTACGAAAACCCGGGCCAGTATGCTTTTCCGCTGGAGCTTTTCTTTATGGCCGAACGGTACAAACAGCTTAAAGATCTGCTGCAGACAAAAGACATGTTCCAGAACATTACCATCTCTGATTATCTCTTCACCAAATGCCTGTTATTCGCCAAGGTCAATCTTCCCGAAGAGGAATTCCGGCTTTACCAGAAGCTTTTTGAGATCATCAACCCGCAGATCGTTCAGCCGGATATACTTATTTACCTGCACACACCGGTAAAGAAACTGCAGGAGAATATAAAAAAACGTAACCGGGAATACGAACAATCCATCCCGAATGACTACCTGTTCACGCTACAGGAGACGTACACCCAGTACATCAAGCAGCATAACATCAAGACCCTTTTTGTGGATGCCGGCAACGCCGATTTCCTGGGAAATGATGAACATCTTAAAGTTATTATTGATGCCCTGGATAAAGAATACGACGAAGGGCAACATTATATAACTTTGCCCTGA
- a CDS encoding proline iminopeptidase-family hydrolase: protein MKHVSNAKLFFSLFTFIIITVCTGCRPAPHLKAGEGYVKVKGGKIWYRILGEGKQTPILMLHGGPGGTSRSFYQFASLSETRPVILFDQLGSGRSDHHTDTTLLKIEDFVEQVEALKTSLGLKEFYLHGHSWGTALALEYYLKHPKGIKAIIFNSPYFSTALWEADADTLISTLPDSIQRAIKTGEKNHAFESPEYKNANEVFSKNFGVRKTRLTSELDTATAKSNTFIYNYMWGPTEFTATGTLIHYDRVQSLKTITVPTLFITGEFDEARPATVRYFQRLVPNARYVMIEGAGHGTMHDNRSQNLNAIKMFLDEVERR, encoded by the coding sequence ATGAAACATGTCAGCAACGCCAAACTGTTTTTCAGCTTATTTACATTTATCATTATAACCGTATGCACGGGCTGCAGACCGGCCCCCCACCTCAAAGCCGGGGAAGGTTATGTGAAGGTGAAAGGAGGAAAGATATGGTACCGGATCTTAGGAGAAGGCAAACAAACACCTATCCTCATGCTGCATGGCGGGCCAGGCGGCACCAGCAGGTCTTTTTATCAATTTGCTTCTTTAAGCGAAACCAGGCCGGTCATTCTGTTTGACCAGCTTGGTAGCGGACGGTCTGATCATCATACAGACACTACCTTACTTAAAATTGAAGATTTTGTTGAACAGGTAGAAGCACTAAAAACCTCCCTTGGATTAAAAGAGTTTTACCTGCACGGCCATTCATGGGGTACTGCTTTGGCCCTGGAATATTACCTGAAACATCCAAAAGGCATCAAGGCTATCATATTCAACAGCCCCTATTTCAGTACGGCGTTATGGGAAGCGGATGCCGATACACTTATCAGCACATTACCGGATTCCATTCAACGGGCAATTAAAACAGGAGAAAAAAATCATGCCTTTGAATCACCCGAATATAAAAATGCCAATGAAGTATTCAGCAAAAACTTTGGTGTGCGTAAAACGAGGTTAACAAGTGAACTGGATACAGCAACTGCAAAAAGCAATACGTTCATTTATAATTACATGTGGGGGCCCACTGAATTTACGGCAACCGGCACCCTTATTCATTACGACCGGGTACAAAGTTTAAAGACAATTACTGTTCCAACCCTTTTCATAACCGGCGAATTTGATGAAGCCCGTCCGGCAACGGTAAGATATTTTCAGCGTTTGGTACCCAATGCCCGCTATGTCATGATCGAAGGTGCCGGTCATGGAACGATGCATGATAACAGAAGCCAGAATTTGAATGCTATAAAAATGTTTTTAGATGAAGTGGAGCGCAGGTGA
- a CDS encoding SRPBCC family protein — translation MNMRLFKGFVIVLAGLFVFITILSLFIPSRVMITRGVVIHADAARVFAQVSDLQNWKNWQPVFKADSSAIRFRGADTCEWVSKNRTNKMVITGRSGNSLTASLIREGENTVLNTIQVLPLADSNQVQAEWNVLIKLKWYPWEKFYGIFIEKITGQGYEDALNSLKDHCEKH, via the coding sequence ATGAACATGCGTTTATTCAAAGGATTTGTGATCGTCCTGGCCGGACTTTTTGTTTTTATAACCATCCTTTCCCTTTTCATTCCTTCACGGGTAATGATAACAAGGGGCGTTGTGATCCATGCCGATGCGGCCAGAGTTTTTGCACAGGTAAGCGATCTGCAAAACTGGAAGAACTGGCAACCGGTCTTTAAAGCCGATTCATCCGCAATCCGGTTTCGTGGAGCCGATACCTGCGAATGGGTGTCAAAGAACAGAACCAATAAGATGGTAATCACCGGCAGGTCGGGAAACAGCTTGACCGCTTCCTTAATACGGGAAGGGGAGAATACGGTATTAAATACGATACAGGTTTTACCTCTTGCCGACAGCAACCAGGTGCAGGCAGAATGGAATGTACTCATAAAGTTAAAATGGTATCCCTGGGAAAAATTCTATGGTATTTTCATTGAAAAGATAACCGGGCAGGGTTATGAAGATGCTTTGAACAGCCTGAAGGACCACTGCGAGAAGCATTAA
- the gcvP gene encoding aminomethyl-transferring glycine dehydrogenase: MNLFEQQQYEFAGRHIGPNQEDTRSMLKTIGTGSMDELISKTVPASIRLKKPLKLPVAQTEFEYLDELKKIAAKNKVYKTYIGQGYYNTITPGVILRNVFENPGWYTQYTPYQAEISQGRLESLLNFQTMVCDLTGLELANASLLDEATAAAEAMAMLFHHKNKSEVITSPKFFVDTNLFEQTKEVLLTRATPIGVELVHGNYETASLDESYFGAIVQYPNSIGSVEDHRDFINKVHAVNGFVVMATDLLALTLLTPPGELGADVAVGSAQRFGVPLGYGGPHAAFFATRDEFKRGMPGRIIGVSIDAQNNRALRMALQTREQHIKREKATSNICTAQALLANMAAMYAVYHGPDGLKKIAQRIHVLTAAVARSLESNGVKIINRHFFDTLTFEVPDTGAFKNAAEKNKANFHYQANGSISLSIDEVASNYIGETEKNLNAIFKEATSNGISLSFEEAGKLNGLQRTSSYLTHPVFNTHRSESEMMRYIKSLENKDLSLNTSMISLGSCTMKLNAATELIPVSWPEFNSIHPFAPPSQTKGYQYIIAKLEEYLSKITGFTACSLQPNSGAQGEYTGLLTIRAYHAARNESHRNIVLIPISAHGTNPASAIMAGMKVVVVKSTEEGLIDIKDLKEKAEENKDNLAALMVTYPSTYGVFEEGIKKICKTIHDNGGLVYMDGANMNAQVGLTSPGMIGADVCHLNLHKTFAIPHGGGGPGVGPICVNNKLKPYLPGHNVKDTLRSTETNIHAVSAAPYGSASILLISYAYIKMLGEAGVRSATEYAILNANYMKAKLEKYYKILYTGTHGYCAHEFIVDLRPFKITAGIEAEDVAKRLMDYGFHAPTMSFPVPGTIMIEPTESEDKGELDRFCEALISIYHEIKSIEDGNADKTDNALKHAPHTQQVVCADEWDHAYSRQEAAFPLAYVMKNKFWPSIARINNTFGDRNLICTCEPMESYMEEKV, encoded by the coding sequence ATGAATCTCTTCGAACAACAACAATACGAATTTGCAGGCAGGCATATTGGCCCCAACCAGGAAGACACCCGGTCCATGCTCAAAACCATTGGTACAGGATCCATGGATGAACTGATCAGCAAAACTGTTCCGGCTTCCATCCGGCTGAAAAAGCCGTTAAAGCTCCCCGTGGCACAAACCGAGTTTGAATACTTAGATGAGCTGAAGAAAATTGCCGCGAAAAACAAGGTGTACAAAACCTATATCGGGCAGGGATATTACAATACCATCACCCCCGGTGTGATCCTCCGCAATGTTTTTGAGAACCCGGGATGGTATACACAATACACACCCTACCAGGCGGAGATATCGCAGGGGCGTTTGGAAAGTTTACTCAACTTCCAGACCATGGTTTGTGACCTGACCGGTTTGGAATTGGCCAACGCCAGTTTACTGGATGAAGCAACCGCTGCTGCGGAGGCCATGGCCATGTTGTTCCACCATAAAAATAAAAGCGAGGTGATCACATCTCCTAAATTCTTTGTTGATACAAACCTGTTTGAACAGACCAAGGAAGTACTGCTGACCAGGGCCACTCCCATCGGGGTTGAGCTGGTACATGGCAATTATGAAACCGCATCGCTGGACGAAAGTTATTTCGGCGCCATCGTGCAGTATCCAAACAGCATTGGTTCTGTTGAAGATCACCGCGATTTCATAAACAAGGTTCATGCAGTGAATGGTTTTGTGGTAATGGCAACCGATCTGCTGGCGCTCACTTTATTAACTCCCCCCGGCGAACTGGGAGCGGATGTGGCAGTAGGTTCTGCACAGCGTTTTGGTGTTCCCCTGGGGTATGGCGGGCCGCACGCTGCTTTCTTTGCAACCAGGGACGAATTTAAAAGAGGTATGCCGGGCCGCATCATCGGGGTAAGCATTGATGCACAGAACAACCGGGCCCTGCGCATGGCGCTGCAGACCAGGGAACAACACATCAAAAGAGAAAAAGCAACATCCAATATCTGTACGGCACAGGCATTGCTGGCCAACATGGCTGCCATGTACGCGGTGTATCACGGACCGGATGGATTGAAGAAAATTGCACAGCGCATTCATGTTTTAACGGCTGCCGTTGCCAGGTCATTGGAAAGCAACGGGGTAAAAATCATCAACAGGCATTTCTTCGATACATTGACCTTTGAAGTTCCGGATACCGGCGCCTTTAAAAATGCAGCAGAAAAGAACAAGGCCAATTTTCATTACCAGGCAAACGGCAGCATCAGTTTATCCATTGATGAAGTAGCATCCAATTATATTGGTGAGACTGAAAAGAACCTGAATGCCATTTTTAAAGAAGCCACATCAAACGGTATTTCCCTGTCTTTTGAGGAAGCCGGTAAACTGAATGGATTGCAAAGGACATCTTCGTATTTAACGCACCCTGTTTTTAATACACACCGCAGCGAAAGTGAAATGATGCGTTACATCAAATCGCTGGAAAATAAGGACCTGAGTTTAAATACATCCATGATCAGCCTGGGCAGCTGCACCATGAAACTGAATGCCGCTACTGAATTGATCCCGGTAAGCTGGCCGGAGTTCAACAGCATTCACCCTTTCGCACCCCCTTCACAAACCAAAGGGTACCAGTACATCATCGCAAAACTGGAAGAATACCTAAGTAAGATCACCGGGTTCACCGCCTGCTCCCTGCAACCGAACAGCGGCGCCCAGGGTGAATATACCGGGCTGCTTACCATCCGGGCCTATCATGCGGCAAGGAATGAAAGTCACCGCAATATTGTTTTGATCCCCATTTCTGCGCACGGCACCAACCCTGCCAGCGCTATTATGGCGGGCATGAAAGTGGTGGTTGTGAAAAGCACCGAAGAAGGATTGATCGATATAAAAGACCTGAAAGAAAAGGCAGAAGAAAATAAAGACAATCTTGCTGCGCTGATGGTAACCTATCCAAGCACGTATGGCGTATTTGAAGAAGGCATCAAAAAGATATGCAAGACCATTCATGACAATGGCGGCCTTGTTTATATGGACGGTGCGAATATGAATGCACAGGTGGGCCTCACCAGTCCGGGCATGATCGGTGCGGATGTTTGTCACCTGAACCTGCACAAAACATTTGCGATACCCCATGGCGGCGGCGGTCCGGGTGTTGGGCCAATTTGCGTAAACAATAAACTGAAACCCTATTTACCGGGACATAACGTAAAGGACACGTTGAGATCAACGGAAACGAATATTCATGCGGTGAGTGCAGCCCCGTATGGCAGTGCAAGTATTTTACTCATCAGCTATGCATATATTAAAATGCTTGGCGAAGCGGGTGTGCGAAGTGCGACCGAATATGCCATCCTGAATGCGAATTACATGAAGGCCAAACTGGAGAAGTACTACAAGATACTTTATACAGGCACCCATGGCTATTGTGCCCATGAATTCATCGTTGACCTGCGCCCGTTCAAAATAACGGCGGGCATTGAAGCCGAAGATGTGGCCAAGCGTTTAATGGATTACGGGTTCCATGCGCCAACCATGAGTTTCCCGGTACCCGGAACGATCATGATCGAACCTACGGAAAGCGAGGACAAAGGAGAACTGGACCGTTTCTGTGAAGCACTCATCAGCATTTACCACGAGATAAAATCCATTGAAGATGGCAACGCAGACAAAACGGATAATGCATTAAAGCATGCACCCCATACCCAGCAGGTGGTTTGTGCCGATGAATGGGACCATGCCTACAGCAGGCAGGAGGCAGCATTCCCGCTGGCCTATGTGATGAAGAACAAATTCTGGCCTTCCATAGCCCGTATCAACAACACCTTTGGCGACAGGAACCTGATCTGTACCTGCGAACCGATGGAAAGTTATATGGAAGAAAAAGTTTAG
- a CDS encoding RES family NAD+ phosphorylase, producing MIVYRISSAEFSNDISGTGAKRMGARWNSKGVPLLYTSQHISLAVLEMLVNTNFKDYDIALELMYINFPDQLPTAFIELKNLKQNWKEDPEYTRYIGDEFIKQKESLILRVPSAVINEEHNYLANPLHPDFKRSGSVKQNRSGPMKGFLPSDE from the coding sequence ATGATTGTATACAGGATCAGCAGTGCTGAATTCAGCAACGACATCAGTGGCACAGGCGCTAAACGGATGGGGGCCCGCTGGAATTCAAAAGGAGTACCCTTATTGTACACATCCCAGCATATCTCCCTGGCTGTTCTGGAAATGCTGGTCAACACAAATTTTAAGGATTACGACATTGCACTGGAACTGATGTATATAAATTTTCCCGACCAGTTGCCCACTGCCTTCATTGAATTAAAGAACCTGAAGCAAAACTGGAAAGAAGATCCTGAATATACCAGGTACATTGGAGATGAATTCATTAAACAGAAAGAATCCCTTATCCTGCGGGTACCATCGGCCGTGATCAACGAAGAGCATAACTACCTGGCAAACCCGCTGCACCCCGATTTTAAAAGATCAGGATCAGTAAAACAAAATCGTTCTGGCCCGATGAAAGGCTTTTTACCATCTGATGAATAA